The following are from one region of the Chromobacterium phragmitis genome:
- a CDS encoding glutathione binding-like protein has translation MMIDLYYWTTPNGHKISIFLEEAGLPYRIVPVNIGAGEQFQPDFLRIAPNNRIPAIVDHAPQGGGEPVSLFESGAILLYLADKCGRFIPRDLRGRNEVLQWLFWQMGGLGPMAGQNHHFSQYAPEKLPYAIDRYVRETARLYRVLDTLLADGREYIAGEYSIADMACYPWIVPHQRQQQNLDDFPSLMRWFERVAARPATMRAYALAESINTAPSVTEASRAILFGQDGKSRVG, from the coding sequence ATGATGATAGACCTTTACTACTGGACGACGCCCAACGGGCACAAGATCAGCATCTTTCTCGAAGAGGCCGGCCTGCCTTACCGCATCGTGCCGGTCAACATCGGCGCCGGGGAGCAATTTCAGCCCGATTTCTTGCGCATCGCGCCCAATAACCGCATTCCCGCCATCGTGGATCACGCGCCGCAAGGCGGCGGCGAACCGGTCAGCCTGTTCGAGTCCGGCGCCATCCTGCTCTATCTCGCGGACAAGTGCGGGCGCTTCATCCCGCGGGATCTGCGCGGACGCAACGAGGTCCTGCAGTGGCTGTTCTGGCAGATGGGCGGCCTGGGGCCGATGGCCGGCCAGAACCATCACTTCTCTCAATATGCGCCGGAAAAGCTGCCGTACGCGATTGACCGCTACGTGCGTGAAACGGCAAGGCTGTATCGCGTGCTGGATACCCTGCTGGCCGATGGCCGCGAATACATCGCCGGCGAGTACTCGATCGCCGACATGGCCTGCTACCCGTGGATTGTGCCGCATCAGCGCCAGCAGCAGAATCTGGATGATTTTCCATCGCTCATGCGCTGGTTCGAACGCGTCGCCGCGCGACCGGCCACCATGCGCGCCTATGCGCTGGCGGAGTCGATCAACACCGCCCCATCCGTCACTGAAGCCTCCCGCGCCATTCTGTTCGGCCAGGATGGCAAGTCCCGAGTCGGCTAG
- a CDS encoding RNA 2'-phosphotransferase, which yields MRNTQDNHSRFLSLVLRHQPDAIDLKLDAQGWADIDELLARMAAKGKPLRRAQLEDIVRDSDKQRFAISEDGLRIRANQGHSIRVDLGLQPCEPPGTLYHGTATRFLDAILSEGLRPGSRQHVHLSADWATAHAVGSRHGKPAVLTVDAKAMREAGLAFCRSDNGVWLTSHVPPRFLAQSPQPCA from the coding sequence ATGCGAAATACGCAAGACAACCACTCCCGCTTCCTCAGCCTGGTGCTGCGCCACCAGCCTGACGCCATCGATTTGAAACTGGATGCCCAAGGATGGGCCGATATCGATGAGCTGCTGGCCAGGATGGCGGCCAAGGGCAAACCGTTGCGCCGCGCGCAACTGGAAGACATCGTGCGAGACAGCGACAAGCAGCGCTTCGCCATCAGCGAAGACGGTCTGCGCATCCGCGCCAATCAAGGGCATTCGATCCGGGTCGATCTCGGCCTGCAGCCATGCGAGCCTCCGGGGACGTTGTATCACGGCACCGCCACCCGTTTTCTCGACGCCATCCTCAGCGAAGGCCTGCGGCCGGGCAGCCGGCAACACGTGCACTTGTCGGCCGACTGGGCAACCGCCCACGCGGTGGGCAGCCGCCACGGCAAGCCCGCTGTGCTGACGGTGGACGCCAAGGCGATGCGCGAGGCGGGTCTGGCCTTCTGCAGATCGGATAACGGCGTCTGGCTGACCAGCCACGTTCCGCCGCGCTTCCTCGCTCAGTCTCCCCAGCCATGTGCGTAA
- a CDS encoding SOS response-associated peptidase has protein sequence MCVNFLPPSRAQLREWFGCDPGEWQWQEEAWQDYLAPILTRDGLRLASYGFVPKRHQPAGVRLSTMNARAETIGQLRSYRDAWRHGQLCLVPMQAFYEPCYDSGRAVRTKISMADGAPFAAAGLWREWREADGSVSLAFTQITINADGHAVMGRMHRPGDEKRSLAIIPAGRYRQWLSCSDPEQARAFLQPFEAEDMRAEGEIPDAPRQGSLFD, from the coding sequence ATGTGCGTAAACTTCTTGCCGCCCAGCCGGGCTCAGTTGCGGGAGTGGTTCGGCTGCGATCCCGGAGAATGGCAGTGGCAGGAGGAGGCCTGGCAGGACTATCTGGCGCCCATATTGACGCGGGACGGCCTGCGCCTGGCCAGCTATGGCTTTGTCCCCAAGCGCCACCAACCGGCGGGCGTAAGGTTGAGCACCATGAACGCCCGCGCCGAAACCATAGGCCAGCTGCGCAGCTACCGGGATGCCTGGCGCCATGGCCAGCTGTGCCTGGTGCCGATGCAGGCCTTCTACGAGCCTTGCTATGACAGCGGCCGCGCAGTGCGCACCAAGATAAGCATGGCCGATGGCGCGCCGTTCGCGGCGGCGGGATTGTGGCGGGAGTGGCGAGAGGCCGACGGATCCGTCAGCCTGGCTTTTACCCAGATCACCATCAACGCCGACGGCCATGCCGTGATGGGCCGCATGCACCGGCCCGGGGATGAGAAGCGCTCGCTGGCCATCATACCCGCCGGACGGTATCGGCAATGGTTGAGTTGCAGCGATCCCGAGCAAGCCCGCGCCTTTCTGCAGCCATTCGAGGCGGAAGACATGCGGGCGGAGGGCGAAATTCCCGACGCGCCGCGGCAGGGGTCGCTATTCGACTGA
- a CDS encoding class 1 fructose-bisphosphatase has product MSRITLSRFLIEQQRKAGTLPPELRLLIETVGRACKAISYSVNKGALADVLGEAGTGNIQGEAQKKLDVIANDFLLDANEWGGSLAAMASEEMELPYHIPGEYPKGEYLLMFDPLDGSSNIDVNISVGTIFSILRCPEGVAQPTEADFLQPGTHQVAAGYTVYGPQTMLVLTFGSGVHGFTLDREHGSFVLTHPDMKVPERTAEFAINMSNMRHWEAPVRRYVEEMLAGKTGPRGRDFNMRWVASMVAEVHRIITRGGIFMYPKDARDPSKAGKLRLMYEGNPMAFIIEQAGGAATNGQQRIMDIVPAKLHERVAVFLGSKEEVELVTRYHLEQQ; this is encoded by the coding sequence ATGAGCCGCATCACCCTCTCCCGTTTTCTGATCGAACAACAGCGCAAGGCAGGCACGCTGCCGCCTGAATTGCGCCTGCTGATCGAAACCGTGGGCCGCGCCTGCAAAGCCATCAGCTACTCGGTGAACAAAGGCGCGCTGGCCGACGTGCTGGGCGAAGCCGGCACCGGCAATATCCAGGGCGAGGCGCAAAAGAAACTGGATGTGATCGCCAACGATTTCCTGCTGGACGCCAACGAGTGGGGCGGCAGCCTGGCCGCGATGGCTTCGGAAGAGATGGAGCTGCCGTATCATATTCCGGGCGAATACCCGAAGGGCGAATACCTGCTGATGTTCGACCCGCTGGACGGCTCGTCCAATATCGACGTCAACATCTCCGTCGGCACCATCTTCTCCATCCTGCGCTGCCCGGAAGGCGTGGCGCAGCCGACCGAGGCCGACTTCCTGCAGCCCGGCACCCACCAGGTGGCCGCCGGCTATACCGTGTACGGCCCGCAAACCATGCTGGTGCTGACATTCGGCAGCGGCGTGCACGGCTTCACGCTGGATCGCGAGCACGGTTCCTTCGTGCTGACCCACCCGGACATGAAGGTGCCGGAGCGCACGGCGGAGTTCGCTATCAACATGTCCAACATGCGCCACTGGGAAGCCCCGGTGCGCCGCTACGTGGAAGAAATGCTGGCCGGCAAGACCGGTCCGCGCGGCCGCGATTTCAATATGCGCTGGGTGGCGTCCATGGTGGCCGAGGTGCATCGCATCATCACCCGCGGCGGCATTTTCATGTACCCGAAGGACGCGCGCGATCCGTCCAAGGCCGGCAAGCTGCGCCTGATGTACGAAGGCAATCCGATGGCTTTCATCATCGAACAGGCAGGCGGCGCCGCCACCAATGGCCAACAGCGCATCATGGACATCGTGCCGGCCAAGCTGCACGAACGCGTGGCGGTGTTCCTGGGCTCCAAGGAGGAAGTGGAGCTGGTGACGCGCTACCACCTCGAACAGCAGTAA
- a CDS encoding substrate-binding periplasmic protein: MLSRALVLLLFSLSAWSARAPALTIYTEEWPPITFQRNGVADGMAVEVVREIQTRIHDNSPVEVVPWARGYKDLLTNPGIMLFTVGRSEAREKQMTLLGPIAVSQTVLLARKGEAAKLLALGAGIYQRPVGAYRGSIFADAASAAGFVEVDLAPTPQITAQKMLMGRYDMWVEGGFVVASVLKDIHRQPDAVELVRVLESLELYLAFSRGTPAEEVHRWQEGFSAIKKDGTFKRIYNKWLPRDAAPMDMRLIGLPPGAH, encoded by the coding sequence ATGCTCAGCCGCGCCCTGGTCTTGTTGCTGTTCAGTCTTTCCGCTTGGTCGGCGCGCGCGCCGGCCTTGACCATCTACACCGAAGAGTGGCCGCCCATCACGTTTCAACGCAACGGCGTGGCCGATGGCATGGCCGTGGAGGTGGTGCGCGAGATCCAGACGCGCATCCACGACAACAGCCCGGTGGAGGTCGTGCCTTGGGCGCGGGGCTACAAGGACCTGCTGACCAATCCTGGCATCATGCTGTTCACCGTCGGCCGCAGCGAAGCGCGCGAAAAACAAATGACGTTGCTGGGGCCGATCGCCGTGTCGCAAACCGTGCTGCTGGCGCGCAAGGGCGAGGCGGCCAAGCTGCTGGCGCTTGGGGCCGGCATCTACCAGCGGCCAGTCGGCGCTTACCGAGGCAGCATCTTCGCCGACGCCGCCTCCGCCGCCGGCTTTGTCGAGGTGGATCTGGCGCCCACTCCGCAAATCACGGCGCAAAAAATGCTGATGGGCCGTTACGACATGTGGGTGGAGGGCGGCTTTGTCGTGGCGTCCGTGCTCAAGGACATCCACCGCCAGCCCGATGCGGTCGAGCTGGTCCGCGTGCTGGAGTCGCTGGAGCTATACCTGGCGTTTTCCCGCGGCACCCCGGCAGAGGAAGTCCACCGCTGGCAGGAAGGCTTCTCCGCCATCAAGAAAGACGGCACTTTCAAACGCATTTACAACAAATGGTTGCCGCGCGACGCCGCGCCGATGGATATGAGGCTAATAGGCCTGCCGCCCGGGGCGCATTGA
- the gcvA gene encoding transcriptional regulator GcvA, translated as MSTYPPLNSLRIFEAAARLESFSAAAGELFVTHGAVSKQIKQLEDWLGVRLFERSGGRVKLTDAGWRYLVQVQDGLDLIANATAQLLQPDHQRRLAVNSTPTFASYWLLPRLARFRERFPDLELRLATSDRDLSRLDAPFDVAIRRGPGDWAGHIAKPFLKEWELPLCSPALLASQPLSAPADLAAHTLLHADTRPTAWPRWLTLAGAAELKPASSMHFDKFSLALQAAVDGLGVALGPMPMAQALIDEGKLVSPLPAPVVTVRDYCWVVPRMAAEDSTVASFCRWLESEAAEDGGFPS; from the coding sequence ATGAGCACTTACCCTCCTCTGAACTCCCTGCGCATTTTCGAAGCTGCGGCCCGGCTGGAAAGCTTTTCCGCGGCCGCGGGCGAACTCTTCGTCACGCATGGCGCTGTGAGCAAACAGATTAAGCAATTGGAAGACTGGCTGGGCGTGCGGCTGTTCGAGCGCAGCGGCGGCCGGGTCAAGCTGACCGACGCCGGCTGGCGTTACCTGGTCCAAGTGCAGGATGGGCTGGACCTGATCGCCAACGCCACCGCCCAGCTGCTGCAGCCGGATCATCAGCGCCGGCTGGCCGTCAACTCCACCCCTACTTTCGCGTCCTATTGGCTGCTGCCCCGGTTGGCGCGTTTTCGCGAGCGCTTTCCCGATCTGGAGCTGCGGCTGGCGACGTCCGACCGAGACCTCAGCCGGCTGGACGCGCCATTCGATGTCGCCATTCGCCGCGGCCCCGGCGATTGGGCTGGCCACATCGCCAAGCCTTTTCTGAAAGAGTGGGAGCTGCCGCTGTGCAGCCCGGCGCTGCTGGCCAGCCAGCCGCTAAGCGCACCCGCGGATCTCGCCGCGCATACGCTATTGCATGCCGACACTCGCCCCACCGCCTGGCCCCGCTGGTTGACGCTGGCCGGCGCGGCGGAGCTGAAGCCGGCCAGCAGCATGCATTTCGACAAATTCTCGCTGGCGCTGCAAGCCGCTGTCGACGGACTTGGGGTCGCGCTGGGGCCGATGCCGATGGCTCAGGCTCTGATCGATGAGGGCAAGCTGGTGTCGCCGCTGCCTGCGCCGGTGGTGACGGTAAGGGATTACTGCTGGGTGGTGCCGCGCATGGCGGCCGAGGACTCCACGGTTGCCTCATTCTGCCGCTGGCTGGAGAGCGAAGCGGCGGAAGACGGCGGCTTTCCCTCTTGA
- the acnB gene encoding bifunctional aconitate hydratase 2/2-methylisocitrate dehydratase, which translates to MLEAYRQHVAERAALGIPPLPLSAKQVEELVELLKNPPKGEESVLVELITHRVPPGVDDAAKVKASFLAAVAEGSAKSPLVSRELATELLGTMLGGYNIKPLVDLLDDAAVAKIAAAGLKKTLLMFDAFHDVKEKMDKGNAVAKEVVESWANAEWFTSRPEVAEKITVTVFKVPGETNTDDLSPAPDAWSRPDIPLHYLAMLKNTRADAAFKPEEDGKRGPMQFIDDLKKKGHLVAYVGDVVGTGSSRKSATNSVVWATGQDIPYVPNKRFGGVTLGGKIAPIFFNTQEDSGSLPIEVDVSKLEMGDVIDIYPYAGKIEKNGTLVSEFKLKSEVILDEVRAGGRINLIIGRGLTSKAREALGLPASTAFRLPKSPVDSGKGFSLGQKMVGRACGLPEGKGVRPGTYCEPKMTTVGSQDTTGPMTRDELKDLACLGFSADLVMQSFCHTAAYPKPVDVKMHKELPAFISTRGGVSLRPGDGVIHSWLNRLLLPDTVGTGGDSHTRFPIGISFPAGSGLVAFAAATGVMPLDMPESVLVRFKGKLQPGVTLRDLVNAIPLYAIKSGLLTVAKAGKKNIFSGRILEIEGLPDLKVEQAFELTDASAERSAAGCTVHLNKEPIVEYMRSNITLMKSMIADGYQDARTLERRIMAMEDWIANGKLLQGDADAEYAAVIEIDMNDIKEPIVACPNDPDDVKFMSEVAGTKIDEVFIGSCMTNIGHFRAASKLLEGKADIPVRLWVAPPTKMDAKQLTEEGHYGVLGRAGARLEMPGCSLCMGNQAQVREGATVMSTSTRNFPNRLGKNSNVFLGSAELAAICSKLGKIPTVEEYQANIGIINEKGAEVYKYLNFDQIQEYQELAASKA; encoded by the coding sequence ATGCTAGAAGCTTACCGTCAGCACGTTGCCGAGCGCGCCGCGCTGGGCATTCCGCCCCTGCCGCTGTCCGCCAAGCAGGTTGAAGAACTGGTCGAACTGCTGAAGAACCCGCCCAAGGGCGAAGAAAGCGTTCTGGTCGAGCTGATCACCCACCGCGTGCCGCCGGGCGTGGACGACGCCGCCAAGGTCAAGGCCTCCTTCCTGGCCGCCGTCGCCGAAGGCAGCGCGAAGTCGCCGCTGGTAAGCCGCGAGCTGGCTACCGAACTGCTCGGCACCATGCTGGGCGGCTACAACATCAAGCCGCTGGTCGATCTGCTGGACGACGCCGCGGTAGCCAAGATCGCCGCCGCCGGCCTGAAGAAAACCCTGCTGATGTTCGATGCCTTCCACGATGTGAAGGAAAAGATGGACAAGGGCAACGCCGTCGCCAAGGAAGTGGTCGAATCCTGGGCCAATGCCGAGTGGTTCACCAGCCGCCCGGAAGTGGCCGAGAAAATCACCGTCACCGTATTCAAGGTGCCGGGCGAGACCAATACCGACGACCTGTCGCCGGCCCCGGACGCCTGGAGCCGTCCGGACATCCCGCTGCATTACCTGGCGATGCTGAAGAACACCCGCGCTGACGCGGCCTTCAAGCCGGAAGAAGACGGCAAGCGCGGCCCGATGCAGTTCATCGACGATCTGAAGAAAAAGGGCCACCTAGTCGCCTACGTCGGCGACGTGGTCGGCACCGGCTCCTCGCGCAAATCCGCCACCAACTCGGTGGTATGGGCCACTGGCCAGGATATCCCCTACGTGCCGAACAAGCGCTTCGGCGGCGTGACGCTGGGCGGCAAGATCGCGCCGATCTTCTTCAACACCCAGGAAGACTCCGGCTCGCTGCCGATCGAAGTGGACGTGTCCAAGCTGGAAATGGGCGACGTGATCGACATCTACCCCTACGCCGGCAAAATCGAGAAGAACGGCACCCTCGTCTCCGAGTTCAAGTTGAAATCCGAAGTGATCCTGGACGAAGTGCGCGCCGGCGGCCGCATCAACCTGATCATCGGCCGCGGCCTGACCTCCAAGGCGCGCGAAGCGCTGGGCCTGCCGGCTTCCACCGCATTCCGCCTGCCCAAATCCCCGGTCGATTCCGGCAAGGGCTTCTCGCTGGGCCAGAAGATGGTCGGCCGCGCCTGTGGCCTGCCGGAAGGCAAGGGCGTGCGCCCGGGCACTTACTGCGAACCCAAGATGACCACCGTCGGCTCGCAGGACACCACCGGCCCGATGACCCGCGACGAGCTGAAGGATCTGGCTTGCCTGGGTTTCTCCGCCGATCTGGTGATGCAGTCGTTCTGCCACACCGCCGCCTATCCGAAGCCGGTGGACGTGAAGATGCACAAGGAACTGCCGGCCTTCATCTCCACCCGCGGCGGCGTCTCGCTGCGCCCGGGCGACGGCGTGATCCACAGCTGGCTGAACCGTCTGTTGCTGCCCGACACCGTGGGCACCGGCGGCGACAGCCACACTCGCTTCCCGATCGGCATTTCCTTCCCGGCCGGCTCCGGCCTGGTGGCTTTCGCCGCCGCCACCGGCGTGATGCCGCTGGACATGCCTGAGTCGGTGCTGGTGCGCTTCAAGGGCAAGCTGCAGCCGGGCGTGACACTGCGCGACCTGGTCAACGCCATCCCGTTGTATGCGATCAAGTCCGGCCTGCTGACCGTGGCCAAGGCCGGCAAGAAGAACATCTTCTCCGGCCGCATTCTGGAAATCGAAGGCCTGCCGGATCTCAAGGTCGAGCAAGCTTTCGAACTGACCGACGCCTCGGCCGAGCGTTCCGCTGCCGGCTGCACCGTGCACCTGAACAAAGAGCCCATCGTCGAGTACATGCGCTCCAACATCACGCTGATGAAGTCCATGATCGCCGACGGTTATCAGGATGCGCGCACGCTGGAGCGCCGCATCATGGCGATGGAAGACTGGATCGCCAACGGCAAGCTGCTGCAGGGCGATGCCGACGCCGAGTACGCGGCGGTGATCGAGATCGACATGAACGACATCAAGGAGCCTATCGTCGCTTGCCCGAACGATCCGGACGACGTGAAGTTCATGTCCGAAGTGGCCGGCACCAAGATCGACGAAGTGTTCATCGGCTCGTGCATGACCAATATCGGACACTTCCGCGCCGCGTCCAAGCTGCTGGAAGGCAAGGCGGACATTCCGGTGCGCCTGTGGGTGGCGCCGCCGACCAAGATGGACGCCAAGCAGCTGACCGAGGAGGGCCACTACGGCGTGCTGGGCCGCGCCGGCGCGCGGCTGGAAATGCCGGGCTGCTCGCTGTGCATGGGCAACCAGGCGCAGGTGCGCGAAGGCGCGACCGTGATGTCCACCTCCACCCGCAACTTCCCGAACCGCCTGGGCAAGAACTCCAACGTGTTCCTGGGCTCCGCCGAGCTGGCCGCGATCTGCTCCAAGCTGGGCAAAATCCCGACCGTTGAGGAATACCAGGCGAACATCGGCATCATCAATGAAAAGGGCGCCGAAGTTTACAAGTATCTGAACTTCGACCAGATCCAGGAATATCAGGAACTGGCCGCCAGCAAGGCCTGA